In Phaseolus vulgaris cultivar G19833 chromosome 3, P. vulgaris v2.0, whole genome shotgun sequence, the sequence CTGGCGATGcttcaacctggcgacgcctacgcttggcgacgccttgagcctttgtttttgtttcttagtCTTTGTCTTACGTTGTGAGAAAAGGAAAGGCTGAGACAAagttttcttgaacttcttttttatttgggtgacctcattaaaaaaacctccgagagggaaaaagagtgtcccctttaaaACTGTGTACTTCATAATGttcttcaactgaaataaaattttaaattggctgcattccagctgcgtgggatGGGGTCCCCTTCTAGAGTCTCTAACTTGTACGAACCATTTCCCTTGGCTTCGGttactctgaagggcccggtccatttgggagacaaTTTGTTCTCCAACTCATAAGGATGAGCCTTCCGCATGACCAAGTCAGCTACTTGGAACTGTcgcggcttcaccttagagctatacTGATGCTCCACTctcctcttcacagcttcagccttTATCCTCGCTTCCTCTCTGGCCTCGTCCAATAGATCTAGATTTACCCTTCTTTCCTCGTTGGACTCCTCTGTCACAAAGCTCAGAAAGCGGGGTGAGCTCTTGTGAATCTCAACCGGGACCATGGCGTCTGATCCATATACCAAgctgaacggcgtctccatggtagaagattgaggcgtggtgtggtaagcccacacgatccttggtaattcttctgcccacgcccctttagctttctcaagccttcgcTTCAATCCCCTCAGCAAAATTCTatttgctgactctacctgcccattcgtctagggtgttcgactgatgcaaacacttgcttgattcctactTTTGCACACAGtttccccaactgttggcttgcaaactgagtgcCATTATCTAAGATGAGACGCCTTGGTACcccgaaacgacacacaatgttcttccaaacaaagtgttgtaccttgtgcgcagtgatttgtgccagtggttctgcctctatccacttcgtgaagtacttgATGGCGACTATCAAATACTTCACTTGCCTTATCGCTAGAGAgaaaggccccagaatgtcgaccccccatgtgtggaaaggccacgggctataaaTCGACCTTAGCTCTtttggaggcgccttgtgccagtcagcgtgcatctgacactgcttgcatcgCTGGGCGTATCTCACACAGTCTTCCCTTACTGATGGCCAATAAAACCCCGCGCGAATCACCTTGGAAGCTAGtgatcttccccctacgtggcttccaCAGATCCCCTCGTGGAGTTCCGACATGATCCTCGTACACTCGTCACCACTCACACATGTTAGAATTGGGTGcgtgaacccatgcctgaatAGCACTCCATCAATGAGAGTGTACCTTGCGGAGTTTTTCTTTATCCTCTTTCCCTTTCCAGGCTCTGCTGGGAGAATCCCATCTGTAATGTATCGCTTATAAGGTGTCATCCACGTATCCCCTTCTTCCAAGGCACCCACCTGCACACGCTTCTCTTCCTCGGGCGAGGCCACATAGGCGCTGATGCGGGGTGTCCTCGCCGTATCTTGAGTCAGagagcgatgactccttggctTTCCTCTCGCTGTGCTAATGTGAAGAACGTCCACCCTATTATCCTCCACAAATTTTCGCAATGCTTTGAGCGTTTCTTGaatgactgtcctctgccttccccccttgcctaagctggccagcttggcgagcaggtcagctctggcattttgctctctggggacatgcaccagctcaaacgtAGCGAAAACTCCCTTCAACACTTGAACATACTTTAGATATGCTGCCATCTACGGGTCCTTTGCCTAATACTCCTCAGTCACCTGCCCTGTGACCAACTATGAATCACTCTTTACCAAAAGGCTCTGCGcgcccatttccttggccaagagcatccCAGCAATCAGCGCCTCGTACTCAGCTTGGTTATTGcttgctttgaaggcgaagcgtagggcttgctcgatcaacacccCGTTAGG encodes:
- the LOC137839325 gene encoding uncharacterized protein, encoding METPFSLVYGSDAMVPVEIHKSSPRFLSFVTEESNEERRVNLDLLDEAREEARIKAEAVKRRVEHQYSSKVKPRQFQVADLVMRKAHPYELENKLSPKWTGPFRVTEAKGNGSYKLETLEGDPIPRSWNAANLKFYFS